The Erwinia sorbitola nucleotide sequence GCCACCACTTTGTAGGATATGACGGAGAACTACTGGCCTGGTAATGCTTCGTCGGCATCAACCAGCAGTAATGTCCCACTGCTGCCGGGCAATACCCGATGAGGGCTGCCCGGTGGTATTACAATATATTCACCGCTTTTCAACGCCACAATTTCCCCGGCAATCTCCAGCTCCATCTGCCCTGCTATAACGACCAACAGCTCAGAAAAACCCTTATGCACTTCCTCTGGTATCCCGTCGCCGCCCATCCGTATCAGCTTGATGTTGGCCTGACCTGTCTTACTGATAATGGCCGATTGCCACATCTGCGGCAGCGCAGCGGCGCTGGTTAACAATGATGTCGCCTGCAACACAGCTTGCTCCTGAATATTCTCACCGAAGGAGTATTGATACAGGATTTCCTGTAAAGACATATCTAAGATATTTATCTAAGCTTTTCCATTGCAGGCCGTTACGCCACAAGAGGCACTTTTCCTGGCGCAGATCCCTAAAGTTTCAGTAAATGAGACCGATGTAAGTAGCACTCATCCTGAACTCTACCGGACTTATCATGTACCTGATTAAACCCTCAGAGCTGATTTTGCTGTCAATAACCCTGGCATACTGCCTGGCGACCTATTTATGGTTCTAGCCCTCATGGGATGAGGCACAGACCGTAATACCAATGTTTTTGCTAAAGTATTTTTCCCCCTGGCCGATGTAGTGAATGTTGGGGGGAGCAGAAAAAGGCAGCCATGCCGTGTTCCGCACCCAGGTAAACCTGATGGCATAATCCTTGAGTATCTGCAAAATTTAGCCGACGAATGTGAGTCGGCTTTTTTTTCCCGCAAGAGCGGCAGGGTAAAGCTGGCCGGAAAGAGTCAGAGTAACTCCAGCTGCCCGCTCTTATCCTCAGGTGGTTTTTTGGCGGGTACAGGCAGCGGCTGCGGACGCTGCATTTCATGCTGAAGCCATCTCAAAATCACCTGATTGATCCACTGCTGCTGCTGGCTGCTTATTGCCTGGTGCGGGGGGATAGCGTGCCATTTACTCAGGCAGCCACGGCAGCAGGTACCCGTTGCGTGCTGGGCAATAAACACCGGATGACCGCGCATCGGCGTCTGCTTACCGTCGTTGACTGGTTCGGCAGGTGCCAGCCGTTCGCGGATAAACTCTGCGGCGTGCTGCCGGATAATCTCTTCGCCTTTATCGCGGCAATAGCGATACTCGGCCAGACCGAGATGAAAACGCTGGCGAAAGGGTGAACGAGAGAGCCGCAGAAAGAGATCGTCGAGAGAATGCATGGTTTCAGGTCTTATTCACGGTGTAACTTTTGACTTTGCCATTCATCAGCCGGATGGTCAGGGTGCGTCCCTCGGTGGTGCTCATGGCCTTTGCCTGACTCCATGTCCACATCAGGATGCTTTGCCCCTCCGGAAAGGGTGTTTCTGAGGAGGGCTGACCAAACATGGCGATCAGATCCTGTCTGGTGGTTACGTCATATTTGATTTTCGCCAGCTCGCTGTCATCAAAATTATTTCCCACCGAGGCGGTACAGCTCACCAGCATCAGACACAACACTATCACTATCGTTTTAAACATACCTTCCCGGCACCGCTGTGGTTTTCGCCCATTCTGGCACAGTTCCTGCCCGCTGCAAAAATTAACCCGGGGCAATCAGACCAGCGTCATTGTGTGGCAGACGCTGACGATGAGGTGATGTCGGAAGAAGTTTTTTGATATTACTCAACTTTTCCACTTATCGTTGTGTTAACATCCTGCGGCACGGACGTTGAGTTAGCGCTTATCGCATCCGGCACACCCTATCAGGCGGCCATCGTATAATGGTATTACCTCAGCTTCCCAAGCTGATGACACGGGTTCGATTCCCGTTGGCCGCTCCAGCATCTGCTCTGACTCGCCGCTTCCTTTGCAGTAAAACTTCCTTTAGAGACTCTCACAGGCTTCTGTACGTATCAGGAAAAATCCTGAGTATGCGCTTGCAGCCAGCTACTCCTTAATACACCTGTTTAACTCCCTTCATACAAACATTTTACTTATGCATTATTTAGCGGGTGATATATCTTTTTGTTTGTAGCCGCTTTTTTCTCTTTATGTAACGCTATCAATCCTAAAAGAAAATAATAACTATCACCTGTTTTCAGGAAAATGGGATTGCTCCCCTTTCAAACGATACATAAGGAAAAACTATGCTTACAGCAACGCGTAATAACAGCCCGTTCAGTAAAACCCGGATTTCTGCCGCCCTGCTGCTGGCGTTCAGCACTCTCACCACTTTCGCCGCCCACGCTGACCAGCTGGCCGACATTAAAAAAGCCGGTGTGGTCAAAATTGCCACCTTTGATGCCAACCCGCCGTTTGGCTCTGTGGATGCCAAAACCCATGAGATCGTCGGTTATGACGTGGATTTTGCGAAAGCTATCGCTAAAACTCTGGGGGTAAAATTGCAGCTGGTGCCAACAAATCCAGCCAACCGTATTCCTCTGTTGCAGTCCGGCAAGGCCGATTTGATTGTGGCAGATATCACCATCACGCCTGAGCGCGCCAAAGTTATCGATTTCTCCGTGCCTTATTTTGTTACCGGTCAGCAGTTCCTGGTGCCTGTCGGCTCCCCGGATAAGCTTGATGGCTATGCCACTGCGCGTATTGGTGCGGTTAAAGGCACCACCGGTGAGCAGGAATTACATAACCGCTTCCCGCAGTCGCGCGTCCTGTCGTATGACGATATTCCGCTGGCGCTCTCTGCCCTGCGCAACGGCAATGTGCAGGCGATTACTCAGGACAGCACCATTCTTGCCGGCCTGCTCGACGGTGCGCCTGATAAAGCGAAATACAAAGTGTTGCCTGAACTTCTGAGTAAAGAAGAGATTGGCGTTGGGGTGAAAAAGGGCGAAACCAGCCTGCTGAAAGTGGTGAACGACGAGCTGCTGAATCTGGAAAAAAATGGTCAGGCGGTGAGTATTTATAACAGCTGGTTTGGCCCGCAGACCAAATCGCCGCAGCCACGGTTATTCAAAATCGAAGCAAAATAATCAGCCAGGTAACACACATGCAGCAGGAAAATTTATCAACCGCAGCGGCGTCTGCGGTTTTTTCACATTCATCTGTGGCCCCATCCCCTGCCGTCGAGTTCCGCCAGGTGAGTAAGTCTTTTGGCCATCATCAGGTGATTAAAACGGTTAATCTGAGCGTGGCGAGCGGTGAAGTTGTCGCCGTCTGCGGGCCGTCAGGTTCGGGTAAATCCACGCTGATCCGTCTGATCAACCAGCTGGAAACCGTGAGCGACGGTGAGATTCTGATCGACGGCCAGCCTACCCGCGGTCTGAAAGGAGCGGAGCTTCAGCAGCTGCGAACGCATATTGGCTTTGTGTTTCAGCAGTTTAACCTGTACGCCCATCTGACTGCGCAGGACAATGTCAGCCTGGCGTTAGTCAAGGTGCATGGCTGGAAGAGAAATGAAGCCCGGGCTAAAGCGCTGGCACTGCTGACGCGCGTCGGGCTGGCAGATAAAGCACAGCACTATCCTGATCAGCTCTCCGGGGGGCAGCAGCAGCGTGTGGCCATTGCCCGGGCGCTGGCGACTGACCCCAGTATTATCCTGTTTGATGAGCCGACGTCCGCCCTGGATCCGGAGATGATCGGCGAAGTACTGCTGGTCATGCAGGAGCTGGC carries:
- a CDS encoding amino acid ABC transporter ATP-binding protein encodes the protein MQQENLSTAAASAVFSHSSVAPSPAVEFRQVSKSFGHHQVIKTVNLSVASGEVVAVCGPSGSGKSTLIRLINQLETVSDGEILIDGQPTRGLKGAELQQLRTHIGFVFQQFNLYAHLTAQDNVSLALVKVHGWKRNEARAKALALLTRVGLADKAQHYPDQLSGGQQQRVAIARALATDPSIILFDEPTSALDPEMIGEVLLVMQELARSGITMIVVTHEMSFAREISDRVIFMDGGEILEQAAPEAFFTRPAHPRAQRFLQKVLFPLHPESQVGL
- a CDS encoding cupin domain-containing protein, encoding MSLQEILYQYSFGENIQEQAVLQATSLLTSAAALPQMWQSAIISKTGQANIKLIRMGGDGIPEEVHKGFSELLVVIAGQMELEIAGEIVALKSGEYIVIPPGSPHRVLPGSSGTLLLVDADEALPGQ
- a CDS encoding DUF4186 domain-containing protein → MHSLDDLFLRLSRSPFRQRFHLGLAEYRYCRDKGEEIIRQHAAEFIRERLAPAEPVNDGKQTPMRGHPVFIAQHATGTCCRGCLSKWHAIPPHQAISSQQQQWINQVILRWLQHEMQRPQPLPVPAKKPPEDKSGQLELL
- a CDS encoding ABC transporter substrate-binding protein, with protein sequence MLTATRNNSPFSKTRISAALLLAFSTLTTFAAHADQLADIKKAGVVKIATFDANPPFGSVDAKTHEIVGYDVDFAKAIAKTLGVKLQLVPTNPANRIPLLQSGKADLIVADITITPERAKVIDFSVPYFVTGQQFLVPVGSPDKLDGYATARIGAVKGTTGEQELHNRFPQSRVLSYDDIPLALSALRNGNVQAITQDSTILAGLLDGAPDKAKYKVLPELLSKEEIGVGVKKGETSLLKVVNDELLNLEKNGQAVSIYNSWFGPQTKSPQPRLFKIEAK